CCGAAGACCACGGTTTCGCCAGCTTCCAGCTTCACCGCCATGGGAAGCGAGGTAAGTTGGCCGTCCGGCACGAAATCGCCCCAGCCGTTGACAGCCTCGAGTGCGCCGCCCGCCTTGAAGAAGGCGCAGGCCCTTTCTACCCAAGCCTTGAAATCGGCCTTCTTCGCCGTGGGAACCGGCACAACCCAACCGCTGATATACATGAGAACTCTCCCTGTATCTCGCGGGCTCTCTCGGTTTCACGCAGAATCTTGCCCGCTCAAGAAAATATTGATATCAATATATGTAGATCGAGTCAAACCACGATGACCGAACCAAATGGCCCGCTCTCCCTGCAGGATGTGCTGCGTGTGCGCGATACCTGCCTGTGCTTCGCCGCGCAGCGCGCAGCACGCCGGCTTGCGCGGCGGTTCGATGCGATGTTCCGCCCGCTGGGCATCACCAACAACCAGTTCTCGCTGATGATGCCGCTGAACGCGCCGCCCCCGATGTCGCTCGGCCAACTTTCCGAATTTCTCGGAATGGACCAGACCACCATCAGCGCCGCGCTCAAGGGATTGGAGCGCGATGGGTTGATCGAGGTCCGTCGCGACGATCGCGATAAGCGCATCCGCCGCCCCACGCTCACTGCGAAGGGACATGCCGTGCTCCATGCTGCGCTACCGATCTGGCGGGCGGGACACGCCAAAATCGATGCCGAACTCGCCGGTCAGGGACCGGACATCCGCAAGGCGCTCAATATCCTCAACCACCATCCGCAGCAGAAGGATATTTCCGTCGAACCCGGCACCATTGCCTGACGCGGGACATATGGTCGCCGCATACCAAAATTTTGCAATGGGTTGGGTCGTGCAAAAGACAAGTGCGAAAGTCGAGCGCCGCTTCGGTCCAAAGTCGCCCAGCTTCCGCGAACGTCAACTATGGGTCCAGGCTGTGTGAAAACCCCGTCTGATGGATTCTCTGACCGTAAACATTGCGCTAGAATCTGGCATGACGCACATTTCCGGCTCCGATCGTTCGCAATTGCTGCTCCTGCCCGAGGCGGTCGACGATTACGTCGCCGCCGACAATCCCGTTCGCTTCATCGACGCCTTCGTGGAGGCTCTGGATTTGAAGGCGGCGGGATTCGCGCGCGTCGCAGCGAAGGCGACAGGACGTCCGGGATACGCGCCGGGCGATCTCCTCAAGCTCTATATCTACGGCTATCTCAACCGTATTCAGTCGAGCCGCCGGCTCGAACGAGAGACCAATCGGAATATCGAGCTGATGTGGCTGACCGGCCGCTTGACGCCGGACTTCAAGACCATCGCCGACTTCCGACGCGACAACGGGCCAGCGATCCGCGCAGCCTGTGCGCAATTCTTGACGTTGTGCCGGCAGTTCGACTTGTTCACGCGCGCTGTCGTGGCCGTCGACGGAAGTAAGTTCAAGGCCGTCAACAACCGTGACAAGAATTTCACGGTGGCCAAGGTCGCCAACACGCCCGTTCCTTCGCAAGCCAGCACTTCCTCGCCGCTGTAATAGCCTCGATCAGCCAGCGCGGTGATTTCTTCGCATTCGATGGCGTCGCGAGCTTTGCGACCCATGGACGCCAGTTGCGCTCGATCAGTGCCGAGGTTGGTCACCTCGTGCGCGACGATGAGATGATGCTCGGCGTCGACAGCGATTTGGACGTTGTAGCCGACGATCCCTGTGCCCTTGCCACTGGTCGCCATCGAGCGGGCGTCGGGATCGGTTAGAGAAATCTGTTTGTCGGGCGCCGCCTCCACCTGCCGTTCCATCTTCTCGAGCGACTGCATTTGCCGATGCAGGCCTGCGATCTTCTCCTTCAGGCGCGTTGCTTTGGCTTCGGCGACGTCGCTGGCCTGTCGATCCGCATGATCGAGCGCCGCCAAATAACGCGCGATGCTGGCCTCCACCTGCTCGATCCGTTTGCCCCGCGTTCCTAAGACGCTCACCTCCGTCAACGACAAGCGTGGTCTCTTCACGATCCGAGACTTCATTTATGATCCGGAAAATGACTACTATACTTGCCCGGCGGGCGAACGGCTGACCAAGGGAATCGCGCGCTCCGATCGGCATGATAATGTCGACCAATACCGCAATCTCACGTCCTGTCCGACTTGCACGCTGAAACGCAGATGCACGCCGACCAAGTACAAGCGTCTAAAACGATGGGAGCATGAGGGCGTCCTCGACAAAATGCAGGCTGCGCTCGACCGCATGCCCGAGGCTATGACCATCCGCCGACAGACTGTCGAGCACCCGTTCGGGACATTGAAGGCATGGATTGGCGCCACTCACTTCCTGACCCGAACCCTGGAAAAGGTCAAAACCGAGATGAGTCTTCATGTGCTCGCCTACAATATGAAGCGGATACTCGACATCTTCGGAGTCGAGCCGCTTATGAAGGCAATCGCAGCCTAATCGCGATAGCCAGGCGGCATCCCGATTCCTCGTTCGTTCAAAAGCAATAAATTCGTCACGCGTGCCTTCGAGGAGGCGTTTTCACACGGCCTCGGTCAGAGTTCCTCGTTCGCCGTCCCCCCACGGCCGGGCGGCGCCAGGAGCAAAGCGATCTCGCAAGCTGATGGCACACCACTCGCCCTTTGGTCAGACGCATCGATCAACGTTCAGGCGCAGTTCTCGGCTCAGCCTAGCCGGGGCAAGGCCCAGTCTGTGGATTCGCTATTTCGAGACAGTTCGATTTGGTCCACGGCGCCCGGCTCTATTGGGGACGGGCTCCGGAGGAACGTGGCTTTGCGACTCGGCTGTGCTCCCGAGGTGGTTGGCGCGCAACTCCGCTAGCAAATTTTCGCGATCATCGGACATACGCCGTAACAGAGGCGTCGGCGCGTCGGTCTCCTCATGCTTTGTCGC
This genomic window from Methylosinus sp. H3A contains:
- a CDS encoding DUF1428 domain-containing protein, yielding MYISGWVVPVPTAKKADFKAWVERACAFFKAGGALEAVNGWGDFVPDGQLTSLPMAVKLEAGETVVFGWITWPDKETHEKTMGAMREHPELGMSGSLSLPIDGRRIIFGTFTELNRA
- a CDS encoding MarR family winged helix-turn-helix transcriptional regulator gives rise to the protein MTEPNGPLSLQDVLRVRDTCLCFAAQRAARRLARRFDAMFRPLGITNNQFSLMMPLNAPPPMSLGQLSEFLGMDQTTISAALKGLERDGLIEVRRDDRDKRIRRPTLTAKGHAVLHAALPIWRAGHAKIDAELAGQGPDIRKALNILNHHPQQKDISVEPGTIA